One Leifsonia shinshuensis DNA window includes the following coding sequences:
- a CDS encoding sulfatase has translation MTSARRGPPRGRGVWSVVATTLAALTLFLASLAPGLIASDSALALVRVPLECVLALAVLLLLPWPWARRALAILIALLLVLATIVSALDRVFEATVGRPFDVVSGWSELVDGYGVVRDSTGTAGAIGLLALVALAAAGLVAAITASLLHLARVLAPRRRPSLIGASAVTAGWLVLALVGLQLVPGEPVAAADGLSAAASTVDQVRVAARDQAVFDHAASSDPYAKLPASDLLTGLKGKDVVIAFVESYGQVAVQGTSFSPGVDAVLRNGNAALAAHGYTERSAFLTSSTFGGISWLAHSTLQSGLWIDSQQRYDQVTSGTRFTLAAAFRKAGWRTVSDVPSDSKPWPVGTSFYHYEQELNAKNVGYRGPSFSYAQVPDQYTWAYFQQHELAVPHQPLMAEIDLVSSHTPWTPLPKVLPWDQLGDGSVYDPQPAEGLPPSVVWQDPRHVQQLYGQSIQYTMSSLISFLTTFDDPNLVLVVLGDHQPATIVSGPGANHDVPISIIAKDPAVTRRIASWGWQPGLLPSATAPVWRMDAFRNRFLTAYGP, from the coding sequence GTGACCAGCGCACGCCGGGGCCCGCCGCGCGGACGCGGGGTCTGGAGCGTCGTCGCGACCACCCTCGCCGCCCTCACCCTCTTCCTCGCCTCGCTCGCGCCCGGCCTCATCGCCTCGGACTCGGCGCTCGCTCTGGTGCGCGTCCCGCTGGAGTGCGTGCTCGCCCTGGCGGTGCTCCTCCTGCTCCCATGGCCCTGGGCGCGCCGGGCCCTGGCGATCCTCATCGCGCTGCTCCTCGTGCTCGCGACCATCGTCTCCGCGCTCGACCGGGTGTTCGAGGCGACGGTCGGGAGGCCGTTCGACGTCGTGAGCGGATGGTCGGAGCTGGTCGACGGCTACGGCGTGGTCCGCGACTCCACCGGGACCGCCGGCGCGATCGGTCTCCTGGCGCTCGTCGCCCTCGCAGCGGCGGGGCTCGTCGCCGCGATCACCGCCTCCCTGCTGCACCTCGCGCGCGTCCTCGCGCCGCGGCGCCGGCCGAGCCTGATCGGGGCGTCGGCCGTCACGGCCGGGTGGCTTGTCCTCGCGCTCGTCGGCCTCCAGCTCGTGCCCGGCGAGCCGGTCGCGGCGGCCGACGGGCTCTCGGCCGCGGCCTCCACCGTGGACCAGGTGCGGGTGGCCGCGCGCGACCAGGCCGTCTTCGATCACGCGGCCTCCAGTGACCCGTACGCGAAGCTGCCGGCCTCCGACCTCCTCACTGGGCTGAAGGGCAAGGACGTCGTCATCGCCTTCGTGGAGAGCTACGGGCAGGTCGCCGTGCAGGGCACCTCCTTCTCGCCGGGCGTCGACGCCGTCCTCCGGAACGGGAACGCCGCCCTCGCCGCGCACGGCTATACCGAGCGCAGCGCCTTCCTGACCTCGTCCACGTTCGGCGGGATCAGCTGGCTCGCCCACTCCACGCTGCAGAGCGGGCTGTGGATCGACTCGCAGCAGCGCTACGACCAGGTCACCTCCGGCACCCGCTTCACGCTCGCCGCCGCGTTCCGCAAGGCGGGCTGGCGGACGGTCAGCGATGTCCCCTCCGACTCGAAGCCGTGGCCGGTCGGGACGTCCTTCTACCATTACGAGCAGGAGCTCAACGCGAAGAACGTCGGCTACCGCGGCCCGAGCTTCAGCTACGCGCAGGTGCCGGACCAGTACACGTGGGCCTACTTCCAGCAGCACGAACTCGCGGTCCCGCACCAGCCGCTGATGGCGGAGATCGACCTGGTCTCGTCGCACACGCCGTGGACGCCGCTGCCGAAGGTGCTGCCCTGGGACCAGCTCGGCGACGGCTCGGTCTACGACCCGCAGCCGGCGGAGGGCCTCCCGCCGAGCGTCGTCTGGCAGGACCCGCGCCACGTGCAGCAGCTCTACGGCCAGTCGATCCAGTACACGATGAGCTCACTGATCTCCTTCCTGACCACGTTCGACGACCCGAACCTGGTGCTCGTCGTCCTGGGCGACCACCAGCCGGCGACGATCGTCAGCGGTCCGGGAGCGAACCACGACGTGCCGATCAGCATCATCGCGAAGGATCCGGCCGTCACCCGGCGGATCGCCTCGTGGGGCTGGCAACCCGGACTGCTGCCATCCGCGACCGCCCCCGTCTGGCGGATGGACGCCTTCCGGAACCGCTTCCTGACGGCGTACGGGCCGTGA